The genomic interval GCGGCCTCGGCGAGCGCGTCGGGATTCGGCACCACGACGGCGTGGAGGCCGCCCTCGCCCGCGTCGTAGCGCGCGATCCGAGCGAGATAGCGCTCCGTCAGCCAGGTGCTCGTGATCGTGCCGCCGCGCAGGGCCGCGAGCACCTCCCCGATGCTCGCCTCGTGCAGCGCGAAGCCCGCCGTCGCTGCGGACTCAGATCCGCTGTGATCATCCATGGCACTCCTCGATCCCGTCTCCGTCGGCATTGCCGAATCCGATACGCGCGTCGTATCCTGAAATTAGTTTCAGTTCTTCCGGCCCCGCTGTCAAGCCGAGGGACCGGGCGGGCACCGGCACGAGAGGACGACATGGCCGAGGACACGCGGGAGCGCATTCTCGCCGCGTGCGAGCGCGTCATCGCCGGGGACGGCCTGAGCCGCTTCCGGATGCAGCGGGTCGCGCGCGAGGCGGGGGTCTCGATCGGGCTCCTCGCCTACCACTTCGGCGATCGGGACGGGCTGCTGCAGGCCGCCCTCGACCACGTGAACGCCGGCGCGGCCGAACGCGCCGCTCGAGTGCCGGAGGCGAGCGACGCCCGTGCACGGCTCGCGGCGCTGCTGTGCTCGGAATTCGGCGATGACGCGCGGATCCGCGCGGGATCGACGCTGTGGAACGAGTTGCGCGCCGCGGCCGTCTTCGCGCCGGCGCAGGCGGGGGCGCTCGCGAAGTCCACCTTGGAATGGCAGGACTCGGTGCGCCGGCTCATCGTCGAGGCCGGCCGATCCGCCGCGGACGCCGACGCCGCCGCGCTCGCGCTCACCGCGCTCGTCGAGGGGCTCTCGGGCCGGTGGCTGACGGGGCAGATCGACGTCGGCGAGGCGCAGGCGACCGTCCGCGGCGCCCTTGCGGCCCTCGGTCTCGAGCCCCCGGCCTGACGCGCGCCCGGCGACACGGCGCCGCGGCACCGAAGGGGGCGCGGCGGCGCCCGTCACGGCGCGGCGACACCCGTCACGGCTCGGCGGCGCTCGGCGACGACGCGCTCCAGGATCCCGCCGAGGCTCCGCGCCGCCGGCGGCGCCGCGTCCCGCAGCGTCACGTAGGAGACGCGGCGCTCGCCGAGATCCTGCACGGCGGGCCGAAGCACCACGTCGAAGTCCGCATCCACCGCCCCCTCGGTCGTGAGCGCGCAGCCGAGACCCTCGGCGACGAGACCGTGGATCATGGCGAGGTCGTCGGTGCGCATGAGCTCGCGCATCGGGATGCCGAGTGCCCGGTGCACGCGGCGCAGCACCCGATCGGAGGCCTCGTCCGCATTGCGGCTGCACACCCAGGCCGCCTCCGCGAGCTCGGCGAGATCGAGCTCGGCCCGCGCGGCGAGCGGTCCGTTCCCCGCGACGAGCACCCGGTAGGGCTCGGAGATCAGGGGACGCTGCACGAGGTCGTCGCCGATGAAGCCCGGTTCGGTCGAGAGGTGGTAGACGAGCCCCGCGTGCACCTCTCCCGCACGCAACTGCCTGAGCACCTCGGTCGGCTCCGCCTCGACGACCTCGACCCGGACCGCGCTGCGCCGCTGCAGCGCGGCGATCGCGGCGGGGATGAGGCGCGACCCCGTCGAGGAGAAGGTCCCCACGCGCAGCGTGACCGTGCCGGCGTCGCGCAGCTCGGCGACGGCGCGCTCGGCGCGGTCGATGCGCGTGAAGACCGGCGCGATCTCGGTCGCGAAGTACTCCCCGAGCTCCGTCAGCCGCGCGCCGCTGCGCTCACGGGCGACGAGCGCGGTGCCGAGATGGGCCTCGAGCGCGCCGAGGTGGTGGGTCACGGTGGGGACGCCGTAGCGGAGCGCCTCGGCCGCGCGCGTCAGGCTGCCGTGCTCGCGGACGGCGAGCAGCACGCGGAACTGCTGCAGATTCATCATGACATAGAGCGTATGTCAACTGATTCGAATTCTTGATATTCCGCATCACGCTCGAGCAGCCTAGCGTGGTCTCGTGCTCGATACCCCACACACGCCGCCGACCACTGACCCTGCGACCCCCGCCGTCCCCGCGACGCCGCCGGCCGGCGCGCCCGCGGTGCCCGCCCGGCAGTTCGAGACGCCCTACGTGGACGCCGTGCGCGCGCTGGCCACCGAGCCGTGGCAGCGCCTCCACGTGCCCGCGCACCACGGCGCCCCGGAGAACGCGCCGGGCATCGCCGAACTCGTCGGCGCCGGGGCGATGAGCATCGACTTCCCCGTGCTCTTCAGCGGCGTCGATCAGCGCAGCTGGCGGCTGACCGCGCCCGGGCGCGCGACCCCGCTCATGCGGGCCCAGGAGCTCGCGGCCGAGGCCTGGGGGGCGAGCCGCACCTGGTTCATCACGAACGGCGCCTCCGGGGGCAACCATGTCGCGACCACCGTCGCGCGCGCTCTGGGCACCGAGACGGTGCTGCAGCGCAGCGTCCATTCGAGCGTGATCGACGGGGCCACCCACGTCGGTCTCGAACCGCACTTCGTGCACGGCTCGGTGGACACCGGACTCGGCGCCTCGCACGGTGTCACCGCCGCGCAGGTCGCGCGGGCGCTCTCGGAGCACCCCGGGAGCGCCTCGGTCTATCTCGTCTCCCCCAGCTATTTCGGCGCGGTCGCCGACATCGCCGCGATCGCCCGGGTCGCCCACGATCACGGCGTACCGCTCATCGTCGACGAGGCCTGGGGCTCCCACTTCGGCATGCACCCCGCGCTGCCGGTCAATGCGGTGCGCCTCGGCGCCGACCTCGTGATCTCGAGCACCCATAAGGGCGCCGGTTCGCTCACGCAGTCCGCGATGCTGCAGCTCGGCCACGGTCCGCACGCCGCCGCGCTCGCCTCCCTCGTCGAGCGGGTCGTCCGGTCCTTCCAGTCGACCTCGACGAGCGCGCTGCTGCTCGCCTCGATCGACGAAGCGCGCAAGCACCTCGTCACGCGGCCCGAGCTCGTGGGGCGAGCGATCGCCTCTGCCGAACGCATCCGCGCCGCGATCCGCGCCGACCGCCGCTACCGCGACGCGACGCCCGATGTGCTCGCGCGCGCCGACGCCGTGGCGCACGATCCGCTGAAGGTCGCCATCGACACCCGCGGCGCCGGCATCACGGGCGGCGAGGCGCACTTCCTGCTCATGCGCGACCACCGCATCACCTGCGAGCTCTCCACCCCGGCCGCGCTCCTCTCCCTCATCGGCGCGACCGCCGAGGTCGACGTCGCGCGCTTCCTCGCCGCGCTCCAGGCACTCCCGGAGGCCGCCGTCGAGCCCGAGCGCCCGATCGCGATGCCCGCCCCCGGCGCGCGGGCGATGGGCCTCGGCGAGGCGTTCTTCAGCGCCGTCGAGCTCGTGCCCGCCGCGGACGCCGCGGGACGCGTCTCGGCCGACGCGCTCGCCGCGTATCCGCCCGGCGTCCCCAACGTGCTCCCCGGCGAGGTGCTCTCCGTCGAGGCGATCGCCTTCCTGCGCGCGACCGCGGCGAGCCCGGCCGGGTACGTGCGCGGCGCCGCCGACCCGGCGCTCGACGCCTTCCGCGTCGTCGCCTGAGGGCCGCCGCCGCATCGGGGAATACTCGGCGCGGCGGCGCGTTGCACCCGGCATGGTTGAATCTTCACACACCACGCCGCGACGCGCGGACGCCGCGGTCCGGACGCGGGTGCGCATCCCGCTCCGCTTCCCCGACGACTACGCCGCTCCCGCCGACGTCTACACCTTCACGGGGCTCGTCGACGACCGGGAGCACCTGCTCCTCGCCCTCGGCGACTGGGAGTCGGCGCTCGCCGGGCCGGATGCGCCGCTCGTGCGGCTGCACAGCGAGTGCCTCACCGGGGATGTCTTCGGTTCGGAGCGCTGCGACTGCGGGCCGCAGCTGCGCGAGTCCGTCGAGCGCATCGCCGGGAACGGGGGCTTCCTGCTCTACCTGCGCCAGGAGGGGCGGGGCATCGGCCTCTACGCCAAGCTCGACGCCTATGCGCTGCAGGACGCCGGGCTCGACACCTACGAGGCGAACCGCGCGCTCGGCAGGGGCGACGACGAGCGGGACTACGCCGCGGCCGCGCAGATGCTCCGCGCGCTCGGCGCGGAGCGGATCCGCCTGCTGAGCAACAACCCCGACAAGGCCGAGCAGCTCGAGCGCCTCGGCATCGAGGTCGCGGAGCGCGTGCCGACCTCCGTGCACCTCTCGGACTTCAATCGGAGGTACCTGGAGTCCAAGCGGGATCGCACGGCGCACACGATCGACCTCACTGCGGCGTGAACGCGACCGGAGCGGGCGCGCAGGATCGGGGCGGCGAGCGCCGCCTCGACCCGTCCGAGATGGCGGCGTGGACGCCGTTGATCCGGGTGGCCCAGCTCCTGCCCCAGGCGCTCGATCGCACGCTCCGCGAGCGGACGGGGCTCAACCACGCCCGGTACGCGATTCTCGTGATGCTCGCCCGCCCCGCGGCGGAGCAGCCGTCGATGACGGAGCTGGCCCGCATCGCCGGGCTCAGCCGATCGCGTCTCAGCCACGCGATCGATGCGCTGGAGGCGCGCGGCTGGGTGGAGCGCTCCTCCTGCGGAGCCGACCGCCGCGCGCGCTCCGCGCGCCTCACCGCGGCGGGGCGGGACGCGCTCCGCGCCGCGGCCCCAGCCCACGTGGCGCAGATCCGGGAGCTCGTGCTCGGCCCCCTCGACGCGACAGAGCGGGAGCAGCTCGCCGCGCTGCTCGGCAAGCTGCTCCCGGGGATCGAGGCGTCGCTCTGAGCGCCGGGGCGCGCCGCGCGCGGCCCGGACGCGCGCTCAGTCCTCGGCGACCGCCCGGAGGCGCTCCGTCGTGATCCGGTGCGCCTCCTCCTCCGTCTCCACATTGGGCTCCGAGCCGATGAGCGGCCTGCCCGCGCTCTCCCGCACGAAGCAGACGGCGATGACGCCGATGACGGACATGCCCATGAGGTAGTAGGCGGCCGCGAGCTGGTCGCCGGTCGCGCGGATGAGCGCGTCGATGACGAGCGGCGCGGTGCCGCCGAACAGCGCGATCGAGACGTTGTAGGAGACGCCCAGGCTCGTGTTGCGCGAGCGCGTCGTGAACATCGCCGGATAGGTCGAGGCCAGGGTGCCCATGTAGAGCGCCACGGGGAGCCCGACGAGCGCGAGCCCGATGACGATCCCCGCGGGCTCCGCGCCGCCGATGAGGTGGAAGGCGGGAATGCTGAGCAGGATCACCCAGATGGCCGCGGCGAAGAGCACCGGCTTGCGGCCCACCCGGTCGGAGAGCATGCCGACGAAGGGCATGGCGCACGCCATCAGCAGCATGAGCGGCAGGGAGAACAGGTTGCCCTGCACGGCGTCGTGCGCGAGCACGGTCGAGAGGTAGGTCGGCATGTACGAGGTGAAGGCGTAGCCCGCGGAGTTCGCCGCGGCGACGAGCAGGATCACGATGAGCATGGGGCGCCAGTTCTCGGCGAAGACCCGCAGCGGATTGACCCGCAGCGATGCGGGCCGCACGCCGTCCGCATCGGCGCGCTCCGCCAGCAGCGCGTCGAACTGCGGCGACTCCTCGACGCGCATGCGGAGATACACCGCCACGCAGCCGAGCGGTCCGGCGATGAGGAACGGCACCCGCCACAGCCCGTCGACCATCGCCTGCTGGCCGAAGGCGATCTGCAGCGCGGTCACGATCGCCGCGCCCAGCACGAAGCCGAGGTAGCTGCCGGCGTCGAGGAACGCGGCGTAGAAGCCGCGCTTGCGGTCGGGGGCGGCCTCGTTGATGTAGGTCACCGCGCCGGTGAACTCGCCGCCGGCGGAGAAGCCCTGGACGATCTTCAGGAGCACGAGGAGCACCGCGGCCGTCGCGCCGATCGCCGCGTGGCCGGGCAGCAGGCCGATGAGGAACGTCGCCACCGCGACGGTCGTGAGCGTGATGAAGAGCACCCGCTTCCGCCCGATCTTGTCGCCGAGCCATCCGAAGAACAGGCCGCCGAGCGGACGGAAGAGGTACGTGCTCGCGAAGGTGCCGAGCATGAAGATCACCTGCGTCGCCGCGGCCGCATCCGGCAGGAAGACCGGCCCGAGGGTGACGACGAGGTAGCCGAACACGCCGACGTCGTACCACTCCATCACGTTGCCCACGAAGGTGCCGCGCACGGCGCGGCCCAGTTCGCGGCGGCGCACGACGTGCACCGTACCCGTGTCGAGCGGGGGCCGATCCCCCGTGTGCTGCTGCGTCATCGTCTCACTCCCTTGTTCGTCAATCGGCTGGCGCGCCGCGGCGGTGCGGCGCGGTTCGTCACCGCTCCGCGCGATCCTGCCCGAAGACCGCGAAGTAGTAGCAGAGATAGGCCGCGAGGGTCGCGGTCATGTCCTGGTGGTCCGTCATCGGATTGACCTCGGTCACGGAGAAGGAGTCGCAGTGCGGGGCCAGCGCCATGATCGCCTCGATGGCTTCGCGCGAGGTGAGCCCTCCCGGCTCGAGCGCTCCCGCACCCGGCGCGTGCGCGGGATCGATGGCGTCGATGTCGAAGCTCAGGTGGACGTGTTCGGCGCCGGCGACGCGCGCCAGGATCCGTTCGACGGCCGCCTCCGTGCCGATCCGCGAGTACTCCGCCGCGGTGATCCGCGCGAGCCCGGCGTCCTCGAGATAGGCGCGGGAGGAGGGGAAGTTGAAGTGGCGGAGACCGACCTGGATGCTGTGCGCCGCGCTCGCGCGCGGCAGTTCGAGCGCGCGGCGCATGCCGCTGGACTGGCTGTGCGTGCCCTGCTGCGCATTGCGGTCCATGACGTCGAGGTGGGCGTCGAAGTGGATGACGGCGACGCTGCCCGCGGTCGCGTCGTGCAGGCCCTTCGAGCCCGCATAGAGGAAGCAGTCGTCGCCGCCGAGCAGGATGGGCACGTTCCCCTCCCGCACGCTCCGGCTCACCCGCGCGCTCGTCGCGTCGAGGGTCGCCATGAGATCGTGCGCCACGACCTCCGCGTCGCCGCCGTCGCCCAGCCGCGGTGCGGCGTGGAGGGCGCCGGTCTCGAGCGAGAACACCTCGCCGCGCTCGACGCGCTGGGTGATCCACCCCAGCTGCTGCCGGATGCGGGCGGGCGCGAAGCGGGACCCCGGATAGCCGAGCGTGGAGGCGCCGTCGAAGGGCGCTCCGATGAGTTCGAACTGACGTGCGGTGCCGGACATGCGCGCTCCTCGATCGTGTGGCGGGACGGCTTCCAGCTTGGTTCGGCTGCCGATGCGACGCAATCACGGATAATGTGAACCTGATACGAAGGATTCACGGAAATCGACACCGCTGGAGAGAGGAGCCCGAGATGACGGTGCCCGGCCGCGCCATTCATCCGAGTCTGGCTGACCTCGTGAACGCGCCCGAGCTCGGCCTCGACTGCGTCTCGGGCCACGGGGAGCTGCACCGTCCCGTGACCTGGGTGCACGTCGCGGAGGTCAACGACCCGAGCCCGTGGCTCAGCCGCGGCGTGCTCCTGTTGACCACGGGGCTCGTGGAGCGCGACGCGGCCGAGCTCGAGGCGTTCTTCGCCGGCCTGGCCGCGCACGGCGTCGCGGCCGTCGGCTTCGGCGTCGGGCTCATCGTCGACGAGATCCCCGAGAGCTGGATCCTCGCGGCCGGACGGCACCGCATGCCCCTGCTGCGTATCCCGCTCCGGACGCCCTACATCGCGATCTCGGCGTTCGTCTCGCAGCGCATCGGCGATGCCCAGATGAACCAGGTGCGGCGCATGCTCGACGTGCAGCAGCGACTCGCCTACGCCGAGGCGGGCCGCGAGCCCGGGGTCGAGGCGCTGGAGACCCTCGGCGCCGAGCTCGACGCCGCGGTGCTGTGGACGGGCGCCGACGGGACGCCGGTGCGCACCGCCGCCGGAGGCGTACTGACCTCCGACGAGCTGCGCACGCTCGCGGGCGAGCTCGCCCGCCATGCCGCGTCGGGCAGACGCGGCACCAGCTTCTCCGCCGGCACGCTCTACGCCCACCTCGCGAGCACCGCGGGCGCCCCCATCGCCGTCGTGCGCCGCCGCAGGTACACCCCGCTCGAGCAGAGCATCATCGGCTCGATCGCCGTCTTCATCGACCTCGTGCGCGAGGGCGAGGCGCCTCGGGATCCCGCGACGTCCTTCCGCGAGCGCGTGCTCGGGGAGGCGGTGTCGGGGCGGCTCGCGGCCGATGCGCGGCTGTGGGAGCTGCTCATGCTGCAGGCGGAGCGCTGCGCGGTCGTCCGCCTCGGCCCCTCGCCCGACCCCGCGGTGCCGAGCCGCAGGGAACCGGCGGCGGGCCTCCTCCTGCGCGCGCACCTCGCGAGCGCACTCTCCGCAGTCGGCGCATCCGTCGCGCCGCTCCTGTGCAGCACGGGCTCCGGCTTCCTCCTCGCGCTCCCCGACGCCGACGCCGCGTCGGCCCGGGACGCCGTCGCCGCCTTCCTGGAGACGGAGACGGGCAACCTCCGCACCTGGCGCGCGGGGGTGAGCCGCACCGGTGCGCCCGCCGAGCTCCTCGAGCTCTGCGCGGAGGCCGAGCGCGCCCGGCGCGCCACACGACACCGGCCGGGGGCGCTCGTGCTCGCGCACGCCGAGCTCTCGCGGCGCGAGCTCCTGGGCGACTGGCTGCCGCCCGCACTGGAATCCCCGGTCGTCGCGCAGTGGCGGCGGCGCCTCGCCGCGACGGACCCGGAGACGGCCGCCCGCGTCCGGGAGGCGCTCCGCGCGTTCCTCGGTGCGAACGGCGCGATCGAGCGGGCGGCGGCCGAACTCGGCGTGCACCGCCAGACCCTGCACGCGCGCCTCCGCACGGCCGAGCGGGTGCTCGGGCTCGAGCTCGATGCGCCGACGGAGCGCGCGCTGCTCTGGCTCGCCCTCGATGCCGGGGAGCTCGGGCCCGCGCCCGTTCGCGACGACGCCCGCGATGGGCCGGTCGGCTGATCCGGCCAGCGGCCACGCTCAGGCGAAGGCGGACATGCCGGTGATGTCGCGGCCGATGATGAGCGCCTGCACGGTCTCGGTGCCCTCGTAGGTGTGCAGCGCCTCGATGTCGGCGAAGTGCCGCGCCACACGGTTCTCGAGCAGGATCCCGTTCCCGCCGAGCAGGTCTCGCGCGTTCCGCGCGAGGTCTCGCGCCGTCCGCGTCGCCGTGTACTTGCCGAGGGAGGCGCCGGGCCCGGTGAGCTCGCCGCGCTCCTCCGCGCGGGTGAGCTGCATGAGCAGCGTCTGCAGCGAGGTCAGCTGGCTCAGCATCTCGGCGAGCCTCGCCTGCACGATCTGCGAGGCCGCGAGCGGGCGACCGAACTGGATCCGCTGGCCCGCGTAGTGCACGGCGGTCTCGTAGACGGCCGTGGCCTGGCCGAGGGCGCCCCACGCGACGCCGAGGCGGGTCGCCTGCAGCACCCGGGACGTGTCGGCGAAGCTGTTCGCGCCCGGCATCCGCGCGCTCGCCGGGACCCTGACCCCGTCGAGCTCGATGCGGGCCTGCCAGATCGCGCGCAGCGAGACCTTCCCCTCGATCGTCGTGGCGCGGTACCCGGGGGCGTCCTGCGGCACCAGGAACCCCTGCACCCGGCCGTCGTCCCCCCTGGCCCACACGACCGACACCTGGCCGACGCCGCCCGAGCCGATCCACTTCTTGTGGCCGTCGATGACGTAGTCTCCGCCGTCCGCCCGCGCCCGCGTCTCGAGGCTCACCGAGTCGGAGCCGTGGGTCGGCTCGGTCAGGGCGAACGCGCCGAGCTCCGTGCCTCGGGCGAGCGGTTCGAGCCAGCGCTCGCGCTGCGCCTCCGAGCCGCAGAGCGCGATCGAGCGCAGGGCGAGCCCGCCCTGCACGCCCACGATGGTCGCGATGGAGCCGTCGCCCCGGGAGAGCTCCATCGTGGCGAGACTCGCGGCGAGCAGGCTCTGCTCGGGGAAGCCGGGGACGTCGATGCCGTCGCGCAGCAGATCGAGCTCGCCGAGGCGCCTCGCGAGGTCGAGGGGGTACTCCGCGCGATCCCAGATGCCCGCGATGACGGGGCGCACCTCCTCCTGCACGAAGGCGCGGGCGCGATCCCGGTACGCCGCGTCCTCGGCGGAGAGCCCGCGGAACACGCCGGCGACGTCGGGATCGAGCGGATCCCACAGCGCGTACTCCGGTTCGGCGGTGCCCTGGGGCACCGGCGGCTGCTTCGACGGCTTCGACTCCGACATGCGTTCCTCTCCGCGCCGCGCGAGCGCCGGCGACGCCTCAAGCATCCCTGAGACGCGGTCTCAGGTCAAGCACGAATACCTCACGGAATCGCCGGGAACCCTGGCACTGAGCGGCACCATCGGATTGAAACCGAGTTCCAATGCGCCGCGTCGTGTGCTACGGTCACCCTATGGCGACCCTCTCCGCATCGAACGGCGCCGCGCTCGAGAGCTCGGCCGCGGCGATCCGCATGCTCGCGGCGCGCGGCTACGAGGCGACGACGGCGGAGGACCTCGCCGACGCCGTCGGCATGAGCCGCAGCACGTTCTTCCGGCGCTTCGGCAGCAAGGACGAGGTCATCTTCTCGGACCACGATCACGCGCTCGCCCGGCTCGAGTCCTTCCTCGCGGACACCGCTCTGCCGGTCCCCGAGGCGCTCGCGGCGGGCACGGCGGATGTGCTGCGGCTGCTGATCCGGGATCCCGAGGCCGCGCGGCTGCGCCTCGAGCTCATGCGGCGCACGCCCGCGCTCCGGGACCGGGAGCTCATCATCACCCACCGCTACGAACGCGTCTTCGTGCGCTACCTCAGGGAGCGCGTGACCGCGCCCGGCTGGGTCGTCTCCGCGCTCGCGGCGGGAATCGTCGCGGTGCACAACCGCACGCTGCGCGATTGGCTGCGCGGCGAGCTCGTCGACGCACCCGAGGCCTTCGCGCGCGACGCGCGACGGCTCTGCGGACTCTTCCGGGAGTGGCTCGCGCCCGGCGATGAGCCGGGCGACCGCCGGGTCCTCGTCGCCGTCTACGACGCCGCCGGCGCCCCCGAGACCGTGCTCGACGCGGTCTCCGCGCAGCTCGGCCCCGGGCGCTGACCGCTCAGTGCCCGCGGGCGATCCACTCGGGGAGCTGCGGCGCCTCGGCGGCGATCGTCGTGGCGTCCCCGTGCCCCGTGCACACGACGGTCTCCCCCGGGAGCGTCAGCAGTTCGTCCCGGATCGACGCGATGATCGTCGGGAAGTCGCTGTAGGAGCGGCCCGTCGCGCCGGGGCCGCCCTGGAAGAGCGTGTCCCCCGTGAACACGGCGCCCAGCGTCGGCGCCACGAAGCAGGTGGAGCCGGGCGAGTGCCCCGGCGTGAACCGGGCGTGCAGGAGCTCGCCCGCCACCGCGAAGGTGTCGCCGTTCACGATCTCCCGATCGGGCGCATCGTCGTGGACGGCGTCCCAGAGCATCCGGTCGGCCGGGTTCAGCAGGATCGGGGCGCCGAGGAGCGCCGCCGTCTCGCGCGCCGCGCGGATGTGGTCGTCGTGCCCGTGGGTGAGCAGGATCGCGAGCACCCGGCGATCGCCCACCGCCTCGGCGATCGCGGCGGCGTCGTGCGCGGGATCGATGACGATCGCCTCGGCGTCGTCGCCCACGATCCAGACGTTGTTGTCCACCTCCCAGGTGCCGCCGTCGAGCGAGAACGTGCCGCTCGTGACGAGGCGCTCGATGCGCGCGCCCGTCGCCTCCGAGCTGCGGACGACCTCGGCCCCCATCAGAGCTCCACCACGGAGCGCAGCACGGTGCCGTCGTGCATCCGGTCGAACGCGGCCTCGACGTCGCCGAGCCCGATGCGCTCGGTCACGAAGCCGTCGAGGTCGAGCCGGCCGAGCTTGTACTGGTCGATGAGCATCGCGAAGTCGCGGCTCGGCAGGCAGTCGCCGTACCAGGAGGACTTCAGGGCTCCGCCGCGCCCGAAGACGTCGAGGAGCGGCAGCTCGAGCACCATCTCGGGCGTCGGCACGCCGACGAGCACGACACGACCGGCGAGATCGCGCGCGTAGAAGGCCTGGCGGTACGTCTCGGGCCGGCCGACGGCGTCGATCACCACATCGGCGCCGAAGCCGCTGGTGAGGGCCTGGATGGCGGCGACCGGATCCTCGGTCTTCGAGTTGACGGTGTGCGTGGCGCCGAAGCGCTTCGCCTGCTCGAGCTTCGCATCGTCGATGTCCACGGCGACGATCGTCGTGGCCCCCGCGAGCTGGGCGCCGGCGATCGCGGCCGTCCCGACGCCGCCGCAGCCGATGACCGCCACGGACTCGCCCCGCTGCACGCCGCCGGTGTTGATCGCGGCGCCGATGCCCGCCATCACCCCGCAGCCGAGCAGGCCGACCGCGGCCGCGTCCGACTCCTCGTCGATCTTCGTGCACTGCCCGGCCGCGACGAGGGTCTTCTCGATGAACGCGCCGATGCCGAGGGCGGGCGAGAGCTCGGTGCCGTCCTCGAGGGTCATCTTCTGCGAGGCGTTGTGCGTCGCGAAGCAGTACTGGGGCTGCCCCTTGCTGCAGGCGCGGCACTGCCCGCAGACCGCGCGCCAGTTGAGGATCACGCGGTCGCCGACGGCGACCTCCGTGACGCCCTCGCCGACGGCGGCGACCCGCCCCGTCGCCTCGTGGCCGAGGAGGAACGGGAAGTCGTCGCTGATGCCGCCGAGCTTGTAGTGCAGGTC from Leucobacter allii carries:
- a CDS encoding S-(hydroxymethyl)mycothiol dehydrogenase, which encodes MAYRVQGVIVREKNAQAEIATIIVPDPGPGEAVVDILTSGVCHTDLHYKLGGISDDFPFLLGHEATGRVAAVGEGVTEVAVGDRVILNWRAVCGQCRACSKGQPQYCFATHNASQKMTLEDGTELSPALGIGAFIEKTLVAAGQCTKIDEESDAAAVGLLGCGVMAGIGAAINTGGVQRGESVAVIGCGGVGTAAIAGAQLAGATTIVAVDIDDAKLEQAKRFGATHTVNSKTEDPVAAIQALTSGFGADVVIDAVGRPETYRQAFYARDLAGRVVLVGVPTPEMVLELPLLDVFGRGGALKSSWYGDCLPSRDFAMLIDQYKLGRLDLDGFVTERIGLGDVEAAFDRMHDGTVLRSVVEL
- a CDS encoding TetR/AcrR family transcriptional regulator; translated protein: MATLSASNGAALESSAAAIRMLAARGYEATTAEDLADAVGMSRSTFFRRFGSKDEVIFSDHDHALARLESFLADTALPVPEALAAGTADVLRLLIRDPEAARLRLELMRRTPALRDRELIITHRYERVFVRYLRERVTAPGWVVSALAAGIVAVHNRTLRDWLRGELVDAPEAFARDARRLCGLFREWLAPGDEPGDRRVLVAVYDAAGAPETVLDAVSAQLGPGR
- a CDS encoding acyl-CoA dehydrogenase family protein, translated to MSESKPSKQPPVPQGTAEPEYALWDPLDPDVAGVFRGLSAEDAAYRDRARAFVQEEVRPVIAGIWDRAEYPLDLARRLGELDLLRDGIDVPGFPEQSLLAASLATMELSRGDGSIATIVGVQGGLALRSIALCGSEAQRERWLEPLARGTELGAFALTEPTHGSDSVSLETRARADGGDYVIDGHKKWIGSGGVGQVSVVWARGDDGRVQGFLVPQDAPGYRATTIEGKVSLRAIWQARIELDGVRVPASARMPGANSFADTSRVLQATRLGVAWGALGQATAVYETAVHYAGQRIQFGRPLAASQIVQARLAEMLSQLTSLQTLLMQLTRAEERGELTGPGASLGKYTATRTARDLARNARDLLGGNGILLENRVARHFADIEALHTYEGTETVQALIIGRDITGMSAFA
- a CDS encoding MBL fold metallo-hydrolase, producing MGAEVVRSSEATGARIERLVTSGTFSLDGGTWEVDNNVWIVGDDAEAIVIDPAHDAAAIAEAVGDRRVLAILLTHGHDDHIRAARETAALLGAPILLNPADRMLWDAVHDDAPDREIVNGDTFAVAGELLHARFTPGHSPGSTCFVAPTLGAVFTGDTLFQGGPGATGRSYSDFPTIIASIRDELLTLPGETVVCTGHGDATTIAAEAPQLPEWIARGH